In the Colius striatus isolate bColStr4 unplaced genomic scaffold, bColStr4.1.hap1 scaffold_101, whole genome shotgun sequence genome, gggatatatgtgggtgcctATATGGTTATGGGGGATGCCTatagggatctatgggggtgtctatagggttaagggGGTGTCTGTAAGGTTATGGGAGTGTCTCTAGGGGTATGTAGGagtgtcagtagggttatgggggtgtctgtaGGGATACatgtgggtgtctatagggttaagggGGTGTCTGTATGAGTGTCAGTACAGTTATGGGATGTCtctagggatatatgtgggtgtctatagggttaaaGGGGTGTCTGTAAGGATCCGAGAGGATCCCCAACGGATCCTGGGcagaaccccccaaaaaagacctcaacggacccaggacagaggctggatggatgctggatggatcccaaccggatcccagcacagaacccaaacagatcctggacagtctcccccaaaaagacctaaatggacccagagcagaggctggatggatcccaaatGGATCCCAGgcaacctccccctccccaaaaggctctgaaTAGACCCAGGATacagcctggatggatcccagcccagagacaaaacagatcctggacaaccccctcccaaaaagaccctaaatggacccaggacacaacctggatggatcccagcccagagacaaaacagatcctgcaCAACCCCCGCCCCcccaaaaagaccctaaatggacccaggacacaacctggatggatcccagcccagagacaaaacagatcctgcaCAACCCCCGCCCCCCcaaaagaccctaaatggacccagggcagagcctggatggatcccagacaaacccccccctccccaaaaggctctaaatggacccaggacacaacctggatggatcccagcccagagacaaaacggatcctggacaaaacccccatgaaaagactgtaaatggacccagggcagagcctggatggcccctggatggatcccagatggcccctggatggatcccagccagaTCCCATTTGGCCCTTGcacctgctttgggattttgaggcttttcccctttttttctgcagcttttcctggatgacaccaaagtgaagAACTTCATCACTTGCTTCAAAGGTACTGGGatccccccaaaagccccccaaatcctccccctcaaaaatgacccctcaaaatgcccccaaaaaccaaaatcctccCAAAATTATCCCCCAGATCCTCTCTGACCCCTTCCAaagacccaaatcccaccctaaaacccccacaaataagcctcccaaatccccccaaaaaaccaaaccccaactccccccgacctcaaaagcccccaaatcccaacaatccccctcaaatccccccagagcatcccaaaacctcccaaatcccccccaaaaagcctccaaattctctccaaccccccaaaaaatgtcaaaatccacccaaaccccccaaaatatccccccaaacaatccccaaagtctccaaatcccctcaaatcaccccaaaaaacacaaaagccccccagaaacccccaaatcctctccAGCCCCCCCAAAATAAATCCCCCGAAAATCCccaaagcccccaaatcccccccaaaaaaccccaaatcccctccaactctctccaaaagcaatcaaaatccccccaacccccccaaatctcctcagaacccctccaaaaaaccaaatcaccccaaaatccctcctccccatcaccattCAGTAGCGTTTTAGCCTTAATTAGGGTCTTTAATTAGAGGCTCATCTTTATTTGGGGTCTCATCTGTAttgggggggctgtggagtggggagaagatacTCTCATCCCCTTCATGGCCTTCGTAGGTGCCAAAACATCCTCCTCTCAACCTAATTTGCATATTAATCACCACCTTAATTAACCACTTCCTGCCCTTAATTGCTCCCAGGCACTTGGTAACACTGATCCCtactcacccccccccccccccccaacctccctcagccccttcaaaTCGCTTTCCCATTAAGGAACACCCCCCTTTCTCCGGTGTTAATTAGGGGAGGGTTAATTAACGAGGGTGTGAGGTTAATTAACGTTGCCTTcctcactcacctggagctgaacCCCGGCAGCCTCTATGGGAGGGTTCATTATGGAGAATTGGGGGTTAGttaggagggttggggttaattAAGAGCACTGGgggttaattgtgggaaggggttatcccagcagacgttgcctttctcatcttcttcttcctcaccctcccttagaatcgcagtggttgttttgagggggttaaccatggggggactgggggttagttaggggcgttggaggttaattagggggattggaggttaattaggagcacagggagttaattcagggaaggggttaatgatggtttatcccagcagacgttgccttcctcctcctcatcttcttcctcaccctcccttagaaCCGCAGTTGTTCCAAGTGGGTTAAtcatggggacactgggggttagttaggggggctggaggttaattaggagggttggaggttaattaggagcacacggagttaattgtgggaaggggttaatgatggtttatcccagcagacgttgccttcctcctcctcttcttcctcaccctcccttcgcAGCCCCGCAGCGGCCGTTCCCAGCGGGCTAACCACGAGCGGCGATGCGGCTTAATTAAAAGGGGGGGCTGTTAATTAAGGAGAGGCGCGGGTTAATGAGGGTCCATCCCGGCAGACGTGACCTTCCTCACGTTCTTCTTCACGCGGCTGGAGCGGAACCGCAGCGGCCGCTACGAGCGCGAATTCCCGTTCGTGTCCCGCTGCGGCGCGGAGCGCAACCTCCTGCGCTGCGAGCACAGACCCATCGTCTTCACCCGCCTCCTGCCCCCGGacgcctcctcctcagcctcctcctcctcccgccgcgCCGTGCTGTCGTtctgcggcggcggggagcggctggCCGTGCCGTTCCGGCCCGAGGCGCTGGTGATGCTGCCGGAGAACGGGCGCTTGTACCacccggcgccgggccgggcgggggggcgcggggccggtgcgCTCGGCGCTGGCTCTGGAGTGGGGGTCCCGCTTGGAGTACGAGCAGGGGCCGGAGCAGCCCCCGACTCACTtttggtgggaggggaagaggtatc is a window encoding:
- the LOC133629040 gene encoding LOW QUALITY PROTEIN: UPF0598 protein C8orf82 homolog (The sequence of the model RefSeq protein was modified relative to this genomic sequence to represent the inferred CDS: deleted 1 base in 1 codon) — encoded protein: MGEPFIYYEADSEHLPESPPPRLFLDDTKVKNFITCFKDVTFLTFFFTRLERNRSGRYEREFPFVSRCGAERNLLRCEHRPIVFTRLLPPDASSSASSSSRRAVLSFCGGGERLAVPFRPEALVMLPENGRLYHPAPGRAGGAGPVRSALALEWGSRLEYEQGPEQPPTHFWWEGKRYRLTGELVQLLRGGEGAGEAESGGAAGRG